TTGCTGGCCCGTTTCATTTTGGTCAGTCCATATTCCTCATCTGtaagtgttttcttttgcagttttatgTAGCGGCAGAAAGCGGATGGGTTGCTGCTAAGGAGCTTTACCATCTCGCTCTGTGTTCCACCCCTGTTAAACACAGGTGATTGTTTATGCCCCAAATAAATTGCCAAATGAGCTGTTTTTATAAGCGAGAACGCTCAGGTGGTGGCATTTCTTCCTGGTCTCTTCTCGGGGTGATGTCTTTTGGAAACCATGgagtttttaaactgttttctcagATCTTTGAGGGTTTTGCAGTCAGATTTCAgtttgcttctctgtttctgtgatGTCTTCTCTCATCTGCCATGACCATCTCTGCttattgcttgttttcattCCTTCTGCCATCTCTAAAATCAGTAACCTAAAGCTTTATCGCTTCTCAATTAATATACAACGTCATTTCTGAGTTTCCAGTCCTTGCACACTCGTGGAAAACCCGGAACGCGTCATCACGCATGACGCGACCTAAGTACCGCTCTTTTCGTAAGGTTCATGGGATCTGGAGATCCGATCTTGAGAACCGTGAAATGCCAATAAATGTATGtaataaagctttctttaaaCACCCATTTTATTCGACCTTGAAGCTTTACTAACATGCTGAAGAACAAACAGCCGATGCCAGTGAATATTCGGGCTaccatgcagcagcagcagcaactggCCAGTGCCAGAAACAGAAGACTGGCCCAGCAGATGGAGAACAGACCTTCTGTCCAGGCCGCTTTGAAGCTCAAACAGGTGAGAGAAAGGGGTGAGAGCAAAATCCATCCCCAGCAGATGGATTTTTCAGGATATTGTTGGTTTTGAAAAACacagtcttgaaaaaaaaaaaaaaatcatcccatTTTTCACTAAGTAACACTTTGTAACTCACTGGTTAATATTCTCGAGGTGTGGAGGCTTTTTTGttgatttgggggttttttttattgtgctGGCTGCTCATATCTCCTCTCTATTTTTTCAGAGACATGTTCTCATTCTGGGTTTCTGGATCTGCCGAGTGCTTCACCTCGTAATTTAGCTGCATTTCCAGTCGCTGCAGGTCGTTTCCAGCCCTCGCTGTCCAGTCGGGGCTGGTCACTCCCACCCCAACTCCCCCTCTCTTGCTGCACCCCCTTGATAGCAaggaacaaattaattttttgatTGCAAATACTAAAATGCAAGCCTGGATTTAAGGAATAGCGTTGCATTCTCCTTCCGCTAAAGCGTCTTTCTCGTTCTGCCTTTCAGCGATGAGAACTACAAATCACACCATGTTCCTCAAATGGCAAAACATCTGAGCTGATAAATCTTAAAGCTTGCGCTTAAGCGGGAAGGCTGGTAAGATGAGCTTAAAATGGATGCGTGGGGCAGAAATGGAAACGCGTGGGGCAGCGCAGCGAATTCAGACAGCGGCGCAGCACGACTCGACTACAGTGGTAGTTAAATATAATTCTCTACGTTGCCTCGCACACGAGGAGAAAGCCCTGGAAATTTGTTTTtagctgagctgctgcactAAATAGCTGAAATACTTCAGGCTGCCACACACGCTGACATTCGGGGCTCTCTGCTAAAGAGGAATGCAGCTGGTTTTTAAGATCTCTTGAGACGTCTGTTGTAAAAACAGACCATGGTGCCAGTCGGTCTTACAGGGCTGGTAAACAAAAGCTCTGGAAATGGTAATTGAAatgattttctgctttaaaaaaaaaatactaaggtTTGAAAAGTGGATTTGACAAGTGAAACTGGATTGAGAACATGAAGTCTCTGCTTGCTGGATTGAGGTGCTGCAGGGGAACGGGGAAGAAATAGGTTTtttggctttgatttttatGTTGGGTGTAGGTTTGTTTCCATGGTCTTCTGGGATTAAACCCCAAAAGGGAAGGGGCGTCTTGTGGAAATTTGGCAACCTGGTTTCTGTTGGGTGGCTGTGGAAGTTGTTGCGGCAATTGGATTTTCACAACTGGGCATCGCCCGCAGCTTTTCTGATCCCTGAAAGTCCTCCGAGCTGCTTGTGCCAGCTCGCTGGGTTTATGTTTTACATCCTTGTGTTGCCGTAAACctgctgtgttatttttaatgtaaaaaaccTTTATCCCAACGCTGGTTCACACAGTAGCTGGAGCAGACCGAGGTAGCGCGGAAGGGCGAGCGCTTTTAGGCTGTTGCAGTGCAAAGTCCAGCAGCTTATCTTTAAACTCTCGTGGTAAGTGACATAAAGAATTGGATGTGGAACATCCACCCGCTTTCTCATTCCCTTCTGTCAGTGAGGATGGGCTAAAGAGAGAGGCCGACCTTTTAGACCATTGGAAAAGTGAATCATTGTCTAAACTGGGGCAGTAAAAGTTAAAACCTGCAGCTGCAGACGAGACGGGTTTTAGAGGAACCAGCTCAACTGTCTGCAGGCTCGGGTCAAGTAGACCTGGAAGTTTGACAGGCAGTAAATTGAAGCAACTCTTGGAACCTGTATTAAAATACGGCTTTTAAGGCTGCTCCCATCACCTCCTTAACTCCTTGCAGGGTTCAGCAGCGCctacagaagaacaaaaaaaaaaaatctcctttaaaATCTGGATACGCAAAGGTCACTGTTTTGCTGTGGATTCTTTcagtctggttttctttttgtgatatGGATGGAAAAGTTGATGCTTTTCCACGCTGTTGCCTTTGTGTGGATGCTTCACCAGGACGGGGCTGTACCAGTAGGGCCACTGGGAATGCCGTTGTGAGGTGTGGCTGCGCAGGTGCCACTTGCTCTGCAGAGGTGAATGAGGCTTGTGCCACAGCACTTGTAGCTGCTTTGGGTTGAACCGAGTAGCAGTGCTAAAAACGGAGAAAAATCGTTCCAAATCTGTGCAAACGCCTCCAGGATCTTTGTTCTCTCTTTGACCTTCCCAAATCGCCCCTCCCAAAGCAGATCGGATTGTCTACCTTTGAAGTTTAATTATACATCCAGGCGAGCTGCAGACcctctcttttatttaaaaaccaaaaaaaccgACGCGCAAACCGCGCGTGGCTTCTGTTACCGGCGCCGCTTGCGGCGCGAGCCCGAGATTGCTGCATGactttctcctttcttaaaAATCTATTCCAGAAGAGCTTAAAGCAACGCCTCGGCAAGAGCAACATCCAGGCGCGCTTGGGCCGGCCGGCGGGAGCCCTCGCTCGTGGTGCCATGGGGGGCAGAGGACTcgctatggggcagagaggtTTGCCACGAGGAGCCATGCGCGGCGGCCGGGGCGCGCGAGCTCTGCTACGAGGAGGAATCCCGCTCCGAGGTCAGTACTGCGCCGAGTCTTTTCTCCGCCGCCCTCTTTTTTGACAGCCCGACCGCGGTTCCGCGGCGGAAAACTTGATTTCTTTGACCGGGGTTGGTTCTTTTGAAGGTCAGAGCCTCCTTCGGGGAGGACGAGGGATGTCCCCGAGGATGGGCTTGAGAAGAGGTGGCATTAGAGGTCGCGGTGGCCCTGGAAGAGGCGGCTTAGGCAGAGGTGCCATGGGCCGCGGAGGACTCGGTGGCAGAGGTCAGTACGTGCTCTAAATACActtgaattctttttttcctgttgccgcggtttattgtcaccctgcgATAAAGTGTGACGGTCTGTCACCAGGCCTCGGATCGCAGGGACAACAGGTCCTCTTCAGCTGGTCcaagagagcgagaccctcgtgatctcctCCTTTTATAGGGTGTGTGATGTGGACGGGATGGAACActtggtcaattttagtcacccGTTCTGTATGcctctccttgcaaatatgccccACTCACTGATAAAATTTCGCACGTCCtgtagcaataaatctaaacgCGGGGGCTCTTCTGCATTCCGTCGCTTCCGTTATCAGctcctgtctgcaaaaacatgcagccaaattcagaaaagttcttctaagtaaccGCACTtaggaaaattcactaaaagagaaactggtcttgtttttaacaaaaccaggacacctgtTTAAGGCTCGCATGTAGAGGTGCAACCCCAAACCCCTCTTTTTCTTGGCGTGTGGCACAGCGCTAAATGAAGGCTTCctttcctgaaatgttttgcCGGTTTTGTGCCTAAAAACACAATCCATGGCATTTTTGGAGATGCCAAAGGGGTTCTGGGGACTCCTCCACGTGTCACTGGGTGATGCTTTGAAGAGCAGTCGAGGCAac
This is a stretch of genomic DNA from Caloenas nicobarica isolate bCalNic1 chromosome 31, bCalNic1.hap1, whole genome shotgun sequence. It encodes these proteins:
- the CHTOP gene encoding chromatin target of PRMT1 protein isoform X1; this encodes MAAQSAPKVVLKSTTKMSLNERFTNMLKNKQPMPVNIRATMQQQQQLASARNRRLAQQMENRPSVQAALKLKQKSLKQRLGKSNIQARLGRPAGALARGAMGGRGLAMGQRGLPRGAMRGGRGARALLRGGIPLRGQSLLRGGRGMSPRMGLRRGGIRGRGGPGRGGLGRGAMGRGGLGGRGRGMVGRGRGGFGSRGRGRGRGRGSARPALTKEQLDNQLDAYMSKTKGHLDAELDAYMAQTDPETND
- the CHTOP gene encoding chromatin target of PRMT1 protein isoform X2 — translated: MAAQSAPKVVLKSTTKMSLNERFTNMLKNKQPMPVNIRATMQQQQQLASARNRRLAQQMENRPSVQAALKLKQSLKQRLGKSNIQARLGRPAGALARGAMGGRGLAMGQRGLPRGAMRGGRGARALLRGGIPLRGQSLLRGGRGMSPRMGLRRGGIRGRGGPGRGGLGRGAMGRGGLGGRGRGMVGRGRGGFGSRGRGRGRGRGSARPALTKEQLDNQLDAYMSKTKGHLDAELDAYMAQTDPETND